The Rosa chinensis cultivar Old Blush chromosome 7, RchiOBHm-V2, whole genome shotgun sequence DNA segment CAATTGTATTGTTTACAATAAAATCAAGAGGTCAAATCAGAGAAAAACAACAGGATACAGAGCACAGGCATGGTGTTTTAGCTTCTGTTTGAGAGAATCAATTTGATTTATTCTTTACAACACTAATTGCATGTGAATGACCAGTATGCACTGTTCAGAAAACTAATTCAGGCATGATGTTTGACCGGATGTTATAGAAAGTCaatttcatttgtttttatcAAAAACTAATGCAGGGGATTGTTAATAGTAGCACCACAACTATTCCTATAATCCATGTTTTGCATCAGAAGAAGCTAATCATCATATGAACCTGGCTAGGAAAGCACATATGGTCACTCTGGGAACCAATAAGATCCACGAATTCTACTAACGAGTTTACAAATTACAGTTCACCTTGGCTAACAAACCTTCAAGTTGAGAACAGTGAGCTGATAAGGAAGGCTAACCTTCTCAGCTTTGTTTTAAGAATATGAAGAGTGTTAGATATATGGTCAAATAAGTTGAGACTCGTGAAGTTTGGAGTAGTATTCCAAATAATTAAGCAACCAAATTCATACTCTTCAGATGTTAATCTTGTCTACATCCATATCcaaaatatctcatattctCTTTGTCCGTGGTGCAAGCAATCCATATCTTTGTGCATATAATACGCGCTTTAGCTCTTTTAACAAATTGACAATGAATGTCTACGGCAATACATGATCATTAAATAACAGTAATCCAATTTTAATGTTGTTCAGAATGATAACAATGATATTATGACATTAGAATACAATAAAGAACTTACTTGGATAGTTTGTCTGCCTGAGGAATCTCTTCATGTTGCTCCACTATAGACTTTGAAACATCAAGATCTGATTTAGTAACAACAGTATCACCAGAACTTGGAGAGGCTCTATTAGTTTCCGCTATTGGTAAATGTTTTTCTTTAGCAACAAAATCAAGTCGATCAGCCTGAGGGATCTCTTCATGCTGGTCCATTTTACactttgaatcatcaagatgtGGTTTAGTAACATCCTCTGTATCATCAGAACTTGAAGAGACTCTATTAGTTTCCGCTATTGGTAGATGTTTTTCTGCAGCAATGGAATCAAGTCGATCAGCCTGAGGGGTCTCATCATGTTGCTTCATTTTACACTCTGAATCATCAAGATCCGGTTTAGTAATATCCTCCGTATCATCAGAACTTGGAGAGGCTGGATTAGTTTCCCCTATATGTAGATGCTTTTCTTtagagacataatcatgttgaTGAGCCTGAGCTTCCTCCCTTTTACCATCCTCAGATTTGTCATGTGAATGAGAAATAACATCAAATCCTCCTTGTAACATCTCACATCCTGGAGCAATAGAGACAAATTGAGTTTTCTTAAGTTCCTCCATATCAAGGCCTATATATGAAGATTCCTCAGCATTCACTTTCCAGATATTACTTTGTGTGACATCCAGATCAGAACCTCTCCCCTGCAGGGAAAATACAACTTAAgtaactataaaaaaaatttaaggtaCTTCACTCTAATGCAAAGTCCCAGGAGCATaataaataaccaaaaaaaaaacagtacaaTATTTGAAATATTGATAAATATGGGAAACCAAAAATGGAGAATGAGGCGTTCAAACATGCTAGAAGTGATTCCTTGCAAAAGCCAAATGCTAGAAGATTTAACTCAATTCAAGATGCCCTTCATGCATCGGGAACCAACGGAAACTTATTTATGATGCATTGAAACTATAAAAGACTCAACAAGAATGAATAAACCGAGAATAGTGAAGTATGTACTCATGAATGGATGGGGTGGACTACGTCTCAGTTGATATGCATCTAGTCATGACTCTCATAATATTTCAGGAAAATAAACAGATGGGAAGAAGCAAATATTTCCTATCATAAATTTCAGGCAGCAACATGAAGAAATACTCTCAAAGCAAAACTTTTTATGCTTCTCCACTGCATAAAATTAAGTTACTACATGTGTAAGGTAGGAATCAAATTAAGAGGATATGTGATCAAGGAAACAAGGGACTCATTGGGTTTTTACCTTCTAAGGCTACTATCTCCTGTTAATACTTCTCCAAAACAATTCCCAATCAACTAAGACGGTAACTTACTTCAGTCTTTCTAAAGTTGCAATTTTGAAAAGATAGTAGTGTTGTACCTCTGTCAATAACATATTAGAGTTTGCAACCagaataataaacaaaatagaaagatGCCAACTATGCCTCAAGAGAAATGTTATTGGTAGGTGTAGTATGACTGACCATAACCAAACCTCTATTCAAGCTTGAAAATTCCATACTTTATAATCTAAATTGGTTGCCAAAATCATTACCAACAATAACCATAGCAAAAATAAACTAATAAACGGTGATCCATGGCTAATACTTACTGGAGTGATAACTTCTTCGGACAAAATCTCAACTGAGGAGGACGTCTGGGACTCTTCCTCAGCTTCTAAACACCCGTCACTGGCAACACTAAGATCTGTGTCATTTTCCGCCTCAGAAACAGTTTGAGCAATGACACCTCCGACTTCAGTCAAAGACTCACTTCCTCTTATTCCCTCTCGTCCCAACGAATGCTCAATCCCACCACACGAGGGCGAGATTTTAGCCGTGTACTGTAGCTCCTGGAGGATCCCCCTAATTCTATAGTAACTGCCACCCACTTGTCTCTGAGTATACTTAAAGGGAGGGAATTTCCCCGCATTCATTGCTCTGTACCTGCAAACAATGATCACCCAGGTACCTTTATCTACTCCCAACTCATCGAAACACAAAACGAAACTGCCAATTCTAACGCCCAACACTCTCTAAACAACAAAAATCTGATATACAAAAcccaaaacaacaaaatcacAAGAACCCAGTAAGcattacattaaaaaaaaaaaaaaaagagtttataACATATACATACTCGTGGACAAATGATTCGACAAGGGCTTTGAGCTCCTTCTTGCTCAGCCTCCTTCCACGGACTTTGTTGCCATCTGGGTTTGGTTcctcggcggcggcggcggaggcGGCATTGTTAGCATAGGGCCTTCTTCCTCGCAGCCCACTTGGTCGTACTGCAAAACCCACAAAAGAATATATGATCCTAATCACACAAACACTAAATTTTCAGGTCTGAGAGAAAAAATTTACCGGATTTGGGGAGGTGATTGAAAGTGAGGCCTCTTCGTAACATGCTCTGTATACTCATTCAGTCGATCATTATTTGTGCTCGTAGCTTTTTACATATCAgtggaagagaagagagaatagTAGACGAGGGTTTTAGGGTGTTTTTTTAAGCTTCCTAGACAAcggagaggggggggggggttacaAGACACCTGGGCTGGGGTTTAACAGTGCGTGTAACACACGCTCTCCGTTTATGATAATCGTTTTGCAAGGTAGGTCAGTAAAAAAAAAGGTGGAGGTCAGTAAAAAAGTTGGGTTTGCTATTTATGTCTTGATTGTTTGCAGCATAAGGAAATCTTTGTTCACTCTCTAAATGTCTTGGGCTTCATGGGAATGAGTAGCATCTAATTCTGATGGCATGGGGTTCATATACATCAGATCTTGCTCTTCTCTGATCTCAAGGTACTCCTCTTCTGCTTACATATTATGAAAATTGAGTCCTTTGGGTTGTTTTCTAACGCAGTAAAAAAATATCGAAGTTCATgtcatttatttaattgattAGATGGCTTGTTTTGTAATAGTATTAGTATCTTGTGAAACTGAAGGTCTGTTATTTACTTGTGCATTGCATTACATTTCTAGGATTTGAGATCACCTTACATTTAGCAGTAGAGTTCTTTAAACCATCTTATACAAATGATGACCAAAAACATTCATGAGTTGTTCTCATTCTGGTTCGTGTTCATTCTTTTAAAACCTTATTTGTATAGAACAAGAGCAGAAAATATATATCCTATTGTTTTGCAGAGTGGTAGAAACATGATCCTTGTAATGGTTGGATTGCATTAGTGATGTAAAAATATATTccatataatatatcaaaattatCAGAGTTGTATCATCTTCACCAGTAGGCAGTTAATGAGCACATTCAAAGTTTAATGGAATGGACTTCTAtcattgatgatttgtttgcAAAGCAAGTGCCAGAGTTTGTGTCATAGGAATGTACTCCTAGTTTATGGAATATGGAAGATAATGTGCTCCAGACATTAGTATCACTTCCTAGGCGTACATGATGCTGCCTCTTTGCAATGGTTAGACCTTAGGACCTGGAACCTTTAGTGGCCGGGGTAAATTAAATTCTAAAGATCTTATATTTTGAAGAGGTGCTTTAAACATGACATGGATGAAAAAACAAAGTAGGCACATTATCTCGGGTTGGCAATGCTTGAATTAAATATCATTTTGGTGATTAGCACAAGGATGCATTTGAAGAACCAAGTGTTATTGGTCTGTGCCGAAAGTTACTGTGATGAGTGTTATTAGTTGAGCAATTAAGGAATGGTGCTTGAATTAAATATCATTGTGGTGATTAGCACAAGGATGCATTTGATGAACCAAGTGTTATTGGTCTCTGCTGAAAGTTACTGTGATGAGTGTTATTAGTTGAGCAATTAAGGAGTGGTGTTATGAGCTTGCTGTGGAGTACGAAGGAAAGCATGATAGCGATAAAACGTGCAGAGGACTACATTGCTATACAAGTTTGGACCCAGAAGATACCATTATCAAATCCTTAGCACACATGCTTCGCTTGGCAAAGGAGGTCCAGATTGCTTATCACATAAAAAGGCTGACTTTGCAGATGAAGGAGCAAGTGTAATTTGTGTTCCATTTGGTCCTCTACAAGGCCTGATAATCTTTCGAGGCAAATAGGATTTGTTTTCAAGAGACTATAACTATATATTTCTAATTTTCACATGTGCTTTGCTAAGACAGGCTAGTCTTGCCCAAATGTAACAGATATATGCTATTATTGTTGTCAAAATTCAATCAATGGAACATAAGGCCTCGATGACATGTAAATATGTAATTCATTTGTGATCTACAAGCTTTTATCTTTTAACATTGCAAAAAGGAAACTCATGTATGCCTGCCTAATATGAAGCAACTCTAAATGAAAATAATCAAACACAAGCTAAGTAGCTGTAGAAAATTACAATCCCAAAAAAATACTTAGTGGCTTCTAGTTTCTACACTATTGCAAGTTTATTTGGAAAGGCATGCATGATCATAGTTTTCCATTCAGTGGCCATGACAGGATGCTACGTCAAAAATGCTGCATCAAAGCAAGCTGCTTCTTCTCAACCAATCCTACCTGGTCGGATGTAGCATTTTGCATCAAAGCAAGCTGGGAATGTTGTCAAACAGTCTTCACTTCCAGCAACCTAAAGTCCATCAATAACTAGCTTAGTTAATGAGTGTTAACTAAACTGTCTCCTTATCTAGGATTAAACCACTGATGAAATTGTGCATGGTCTGTGCTAGGTTGGGAATGTACATAGTATGTTTGCGTTGGGAATGTACTCAATGGGATAGGCTGCCCAGGTATTCTCTGCGACCAGAAGAAACACAGCTTAATATACTTGTCTGGTTTATCAGAAGCATTTAATGAATCAACATATATAATTGTATTAGTGAAATAAGCATATTGACAAGATGATCTTGTTGTGCAGAAGCGTCAAACAGGTATGAAGTATCAGAAATATGAAAACataaattaatagaaaaaaTCCAGAAAACCAAAGATTTATGTGATTCACCCGAAAATCAAAGGGTTACATCCACGGGCGGAAACGGTGAGGAGATTCCACTAATATCAAAAGCAGATTACAAAGTGTTTAGCACTCAAACCCAAAACCCGATTACACCTGAATACACTCACGGAAAGAGAAAGACCAAATAGAAGAACAACTacctcaaatatatatattgtcactcacaagaacaaaagcaacaaGGCAAAAGGTAATTTTCTATAGAACTCAAAACTACGGCTACTTCTCAATAACCCTAAGTTGcggctttttcttttctctctcacaTCTTAATTGGTGACAAAAagcatatatttatatgtgcaTGAGGCATACTCCAAAACCTAATAGAATTAGGTTAATCATATGGGCTTAGTCCAAAAGATAATCGATGGGTTTATTAATTTAAGCCACAAaccaacaatctccaccttggcttAAATTAACTAAAATCTCTAAAGTAAAAATCTCCTCCGAATGTCTCCTCCATCAAACCCCAAAGGGTACTAAATGCGAATAGCAATCAAGCCCAAGCCAAGCTTGAACTTGCAAACAGGAACTGGCTTGATCAAAATTAGATGACTCTGACGAAGAGATTGAATTTCTTCATACAAAGCAACATTGTAGAACTGAAGTTGCTTCTCTTCAATATCACCAACAAAAACAAGCATCTCCTGACTAGGTTGAATAAAAGTGCAGTCTAATACTTTCTCTGAAGCTTGAATAAGCTCCACCAGCTTACTAACACCGTGGCCCAAACTTGCATCAATAGACTCTCCTCCAAATAGCATGGCATACTCTTAATTGGAGTCTTCATACAAAATGCGGATGATGGAGACCAATTAATCAAGTAGCAGGAACTAACAGATTCAGCACCAAAGTCCTTAGACTTATCCAAGTTAGAAAGTATGCAAAGCGCTTTCTCTATGAGGGATCCACAAATATGTTTTGCAATTTTTATAAGTGGTGACTTCAAAATAGTGCGGTGTCTCACTATCTGATCTTCACAGAACTGATCAAATTGGCCCTCAACAAATTAACCTGTACCAAAATCTGAATATGGACTTGATGAAGAGGCAACTGATGAAGCACCAATAACTATGCTACCCTGAAGTACATAGAGGTTATGGCAAATCAACTTTCCCTGAATCACAACAAGAGCACCCTTACTAACTCTTAAAACTCCACCTTGAGACAAATACTTATAGCCTTGTGAGTCAAGAGTACCCAAAGATATCAAATTATTTTTCAAATCTGGGACATGCCTAACCTTTGTCAAAGTCCTAATAATTCCATCATGCAACTTAATTCGAACTGTTCCAATCCCCATTACTTTATTAGGAGTATTATCCTCCATAAAGACAGACCTTCCATCAATAGACTGATAATTGTTAAACCAATCTCGATTGAAGCACATATGGTGCGAGCAACTCGAATCAAGCAACCAAGCATTAACAGAAGAATCACCAACAAATAAGGTAAAATCAAAAGTAATAGACTCATCATCCACATAATTCGCATCATCACCAGAAGATTTTTCAGAAGATTTACATCTATCTTTGAGTTTAGGGCATTCAGGTTTCCAATGACCTTCTTTGTGACCATAGTGGCATGTACCTTTTCTAATTCAAGACTTAGATCTTGAACTTCCTCTATTACTGCTTTCTTCTCTACCTTGAACTACCAAACCATGATCTTGATTATCATTCAAATTCTCTAACACTTTCTTCTTCAATTCTCTAGAACTCAAAGCTGGTTTGACATCTTCTAAAGAGATAGCCTCTCTTCCATACAGCATGGTGTTAACAAAATTATCAAAAGAAAGAGGCAAAGAGCATAGCAAATCAAAGCCTGATCTTCATCATCAATTTTAACATCCATACTTCTCAAATCAGATATAAGCTTATTAAATTCATCAATATGGTTTTGAACAGGTGTACCTTCAGACATACGAAGAGTGTATAGTCGTTGCTTCAAATATAGTCGACTGGTCAGGGATTTGGTCATATATAATTTCTCCAGCTTTAGTCACAATCCAGGTGCATTTGTCTCATCAGCAACTTCACGCAAAACCTCATCAGATAGATACAACAAAATTGCACTATGTGCTTGTTCTAACAcgtctcctttttcttcttctgacaAAGTAGTTGGCAAAGCATTCACACCTTTCAGAGCCTTTAATAACCCTTGTTGAACTAATAGGGCTCGCATCTTCAAACGCCAAATGTTGAAATCATTCCTCCCATTAAATTTATCAATCTTATATTTCATCGAATAAGTAGACTTCATCATTGAATCAAATAGCCCAACCgaagtttgagttttgataccacttgttgtgcggaagcgtcAAACAGGTATGAAATGTCAGTTGAatgtttctaatattttttttataagtgTTGCACATAAATGGTGGTGGATTGATATTGCCCTCAACTCATTCATCTCATCCATATATATCATCTTAAAAACAATTCTAAAACTTTTTACtttaatttttccattttcaataCCTAAAACTCCTTATTTGTTTTCCTCTGTTTTCTtactttaaattttctttttcatcatcatcacatCTATTTTTTGTCATCCATGTCTTTCCATATccatttaggatttgttttcttgAGTTTACATTTTTAGTATATAGTTCTTTAGATTTtcatttgaattttctttttcatcatcatcatcacatcTATTTTTTGTCATCCATCTCTTTCCATATCCATTTAAGATTTGTTTTCTTAAGTTTACGTTTTTAGTATATAGttctttagattttttttcatttgaattttctttttcatcatcatcacatCTATTTTTTGTCATCCATGTCTTTCCATATccatttaggatttgttttcttgAGTTTACATTTTTAGTATATAGTTCTTTAGATTTtcatttgaattttctttttcatcatcatcatcacatcTATTTTTTGTCATCCATCTCTTTCCATATCCATTTAAGATTTGTTTTCTTAAGTTTACGTTTTTAGTATATAGttctttagattttttttcatttgaattttctttttcatcatcatcatcacatcTATTTTTTGTCATCCATCTCTTTCCATATccatttaggatttgttttcttaaGTTTACATTTTTAGTATATAGttctttagattttttttcatttgaattttctttttcatcatcatcatcacatcTATTTTCTGTCATCCATCTCTTTCCATATccatttaggatttgttttcttaaatttACGTTTTTAGTATATAGttctttagatttttttttgttgttgtattgtttttatttccaacatttttatttgttttgtgttttaggtACGGCGTGAAGTCCAAGTGCTCCCTCCAATACTTGATGTTGAACAATCAGTTTATTGTTTTACTATATTCAAGCGACTACAGCAAGGGTTTAAATTGAACGCCTATTTTTAGCATATCAAAGATCTGGTTTAATTGTTAATCAACTCTTTTTGGGTTTATCATGTAACATATAATGTTTATCCAGTTACTCTTTATGATAATCTACTTTACCTCTTTGCTCCATGGAGTCTAGTCATTTTGCCTCTTTGCTTCATGGAGTTGATTGGGATtctatgtatgtgtgtgtatgtgtgtatatatatatattatactcTATAGCCCCACTGAAACTCACTACTCAAACTCTCTTCTCACTTACACTCAGTACTCAAATTCTCTCGCCACATGGATTTTGCAGAGAGAACGTGACCTGAAAAATGATTATGTACTTGAATATTTCTCTCATAAACAAGTTTCAGTTTCATCCGACAAACCGAAGTTGAGAAGGGGCTGAACCTTTATCAACTAGGTGAATTGTTGAGAGCCCCTTTGAGCTAAGATTGAGAGCCTTAGTAAGCGAAGCTGATGTCAACTCATTCCGCAACTGCATTCTCGGACATCAGGAGTGAGTTTTAAGCTCTATAAGATGTTGGATTCAACATTTGAGCACTCTGATCAACTGAGGGCAAACATTGAGACACCACCTCCGACTTTCTTCTGGCAGCAAATTGAATTTCTGAAAGCCTGTATGAGGAAGTTTGTTGTACATCCGGCTGATAATCGTCGGATGTATCGGGTGATAGATGATACCCTCAAGGCTATTTTGCTGGTGGAGGGCATGCCATGTGATGATCAGGCGATCAACTCTTTCAGGATGTATGGAGTGGTCTTGAGGGTGATGCGGGATATGCAAAAGGGGGTCTCTGTGTATGTCTAGCAAGTCGACGGTAACACTTATGGTTGAGATCGTTGGAGGACCATTTTAGGGTGTGTTGTGGCAGTTTTGGAGTATCGTTTTCAAGCTTTGTGGAGATTTGTTGTATCGGTTTTAACCTCTGTGGGAGATTTGGGTGGCAACCTTGCTTTATCAATCTATCGGTTTCATGTTTTTGCGGCGGATCTGGTTGTGTTTGCATCtactatttccattttctaCCTACGTAAGTATCGACTATTCTCGTATCTATGTATTTGGGCTTTAATTAATATCATTAGTTCTCGAATCCCTTTATCTCTTTTTTTATATATGTGCATTACGATTTCCCTTCATCTCTACTAGCAATAATGttgcatggttttttttttttttttttttttgagaaactaATGTTGTATGGTTCCCGTCGAATCCATATAAATTTTACAATCAACACAATTTCTTTTAGTATTTCAAaaatataggaaaaaaaaaatcaggagTTATAAATAGGAAGCATGAATAGTATGAAAAGTCTTAAACCCTCCGCTCCCCACAAACAGATTACCATAACTTTATCCCAAGAGTTCttccatgattttttttttaatatgggaATTTCTTATATAAATAGTCTAATGAGGGAGTATAGGAAAGTATGGACAGTTCAAGCCGAGGATGGAGGGTATTCTTGTAAATCAACATCAGAAACATAAGTATTCTAAACAAATAATGTTGAAATTTACAAAGTATTTATAGacaaattatgaaaaaaaaaaaaaaaaaaggttttaaaGTATTTGAATTGTAATCAAGCTAATGATCAATCAAACCAAGAATCAAGAAAGAGATAGGTGAATGAAAATAGTAGAGACACGTTAACAACCATTAACACGTTAAACAGATTATCAAACATAAATAACGCATGAAAATATGTTAtaaaaagatatcaatcaagaacaaagatgaacgcagACAATATGTctattacttcccttaattattTAACCAGATGAACACACCATGGTCAaacctattaaacatgcattgCTAGTGATACAATGTTACCCTAACAAAAAACATAGTTACGCAAGAAGTATAATTGGAAGTTTAATTGATTTTAGAAAAGCCAACAAGTATGGAATGTCAATTTTATCATGCAATTCGAGTCATTGATTTACTTTACTTTAGTACAAAAGTTTTCCACTTAATGAATCCAGAACATAGAACGCCACTTCTTAATTCTAAAAACAATTATATGCTTGAAACTCTAAGTTGGCCAtcaaaaaacacaaacacataaaagataATTTTAAGCACAACACCAACAATCATTCAATGACATAAGATGAAATCGCAAATTATATATTTGAAAACCTAAAATGTTAGCATGCTTCATGGTTTTTGAAAACT contains these protein-coding regions:
- the LOC112178858 gene encoding uncharacterized protein LOC112178858, which translates into the protein MSIQSMLRRGLTFNHLPKSVRPSGLRGRRPYANNAASAAAAEEPNPDGNKVRGRRLSKKELKALVESFVHEYRAMNAGKFPPFKYTQRQVGGSYYRIRGILQELQYTAKISPSCGGIEHSLGREGIRGSESLTEVGGVIAQTVSEAENDTDLSVASDGCLEAEEESQTSSSVEILSEEVITPGRGSDLDVTQSNIWKVNAEESSYIGLDMEELKKTQFVSIAPGCEMLQGGFDVISHSHDKSEDGKREEAQAHQHDYVSKEKHLHIGETNPASPSSDDTEDITKPDLDDSECKMKQHDETPQADRLDSIAAEKHLPIAETNRVSSSSDDTEDVTKPHLDDSKCKMDQHEEIPQADRLDFVAKEKHLPIAETNRASPSSGDTVVTKSDLDVSKSIVEQHEEIPQADKLSKLADDAEPPKRSTTLWGAMKSFADGIISIFRQQ